In Saccharicrinis fermentans DSM 9555 = JCM 21142, a genomic segment contains:
- the tnpA gene encoding IS66 family insertion sequence element accessory protein TnpA gives MRMTLTTFKRLYKDYQESGLNIKDFCTNQDLAPSTFYYWRNKLEEALAHEPDSFVPLEFDSNPLTTNNQSSPSIIKSKPTLNNDAPIEFVFPNGTKMLLRDNINTQVLKTIVHLFD, from the coding sequence ATGAGAATGACATTAACAACATTTAAGCGTTTGTATAAGGATTACCAGGAATCAGGTTTGAACATAAAAGATTTCTGTACCAACCAAGATTTGGCTCCTTCCACTTTTTACTATTGGCGAAATAAATTGGAAGAGGCATTAGCACATGAGCCAGATAGCTTTGTTCCACTAGAATTTGACAGTAATCCGTTAACGACGAATAACCAATCGAGTCCATCTATCATCAAGAGTAAGCCTACTTTAAATAATGATGCTCCCATTGAATTCGTATTTCCCAATGGCACCAAGATGCTACTAAGGGATAATATAAACACGCAAGTATTAAAAACAATTGTTCACTTATTTGATTAA
- a CDS encoding metallophosphoesterase family protein, with protein MKRLFALGDIHGCFDSLKELVENKIQLNKGDKLILLGDYIDRGNKSKEVVDYIIDLQEKGFDIIPLLGNHEMLLLETLEDEKNLSKWIQNGGVKTLKNFNIESVNDISPKYLEFFKNLQNYYSFEEFLFVHAGCNDKVVNPFQDTYSMLWKSQATYTSPLLTNKIIVHGHRPISIELCIKQFDENKQVINIDTGCVYKEKVGYGKLTSIELYSKMLFSV; from the coding sequence ATGAAGCGACTCTTCGCATTAGGTGATATCCACGGTTGTTTTGACTCTCTCAAAGAGTTAGTTGAAAACAAAATTCAACTAAACAAAGGTGATAAACTTATTCTGTTAGGCGACTATATTGACAGAGGCAATAAGAGCAAAGAGGTTGTTGATTATATCATTGACCTACAAGAAAAAGGATTTGATATTATTCCGCTTCTTGGGAATCATGAAATGTTACTTTTAGAAACTCTTGAAGATGAAAAGAATTTATCTAAATGGATTCAAAATGGTGGAGTCAAAACACTAAAAAACTTTAATATTGAATCAGTCAACGATATTTCTCCCAAATATTTAGAATTCTTTAAAAATCTGCAGAACTATTATTCATTCGAAGAATTCTTGTTTGTTCATGCAGGATGTAATGATAAAGTAGTTAATCCATTTCAGGATACTTATTCGATGTTGTGGAAAAGTCAAGCTACGTATACTAGCCCCCTACTTACTAATAAGATTATCGTTCACGGGCATAGACCAATTTCAATAGAACTTTGTATAAAACAATTTGATGAAAATAAGCAAGTAATAAACATTGATACAGGTTGTGTCTATAAGGAAAAGGTCGGTTATGGAAAGTTAACTTCAATTGAATTGTATTCAAAAATGCTATTCTCAGTATAA
- a CDS encoding outer membrane beta-barrel family protein yields the protein MEKYNLIFLLLLINNINTIAQKVHLKGDVVDTQNIPIDYFTVALLNNSDSSIITGGAYLNGKFNIEHNDTNSCIIQISSVGYQQILQLIQINNSLNLGTFKMNGLDIEEVVVAARKPKIKQKEGRTIISVEGTALEELGNSIDVLKNTPAVQVNNDGKISIFGKGSPLIIIDGREISSTHELDILQSSNIKTIEVDKSPSVATKSDVSSVIKITTKNKSNFSAELYNRSYFGRKFSNKTGINIVQPYEKIRNIISYSFYKNNKEYYNDDYDINNRSDYQIQNTTYSKNYPSSSSHNFLTGIEYDHDSTNTTRILYHFNGYNEDFSKFTLQQIIKSNSPDTVHREISLNTIEKTYQHNISINHTKSFSPSSSLYVSTDYAKVVGKENTNIKEATTNLINTQNKNKDDYNVFTFNSHYNNGLNENTSINAGLRAAFINNNGTTSSVNLDEEQINYWDKQTTKDLVSAIYFSYNHSKNKVDYEFGLRAEHTNTHANLNEMVIIDSSYIHVFPSLLASYSPSNKFGISMHYNHKIERPYFSDLNPTQTYYDSLSYRQGNPFLKPTIKKNLALNVELPWGLSLSSEYTRYTNMIVLAATNDSENPDIIKYTPINIDESERILLGLIKAYDGKIHSYSISGGIEFPFIKIPYLGETKQVRTNSWYLSINNDISIGNKIMLYSSFDYYSKSVDAITTYDSYYNLWASASLKLLDKQLVISLDMDNILNSNNINWEDNYEYITNGGKNDFDNRIVRISVKYTFKNFKDIFNTDSNNSQELDRL from the coding sequence ATGGAAAAGTATAATTTAATATTTTTATTACTTCTTATAAATAACATAAACACTATTGCACAAAAGGTTCACCTAAAAGGTGATGTAGTTGATACGCAGAATATACCGATAGATTATTTTACAGTAGCATTATTAAATAATAGTGATTCCAGTATTATAACTGGGGGAGCATATTTGAATGGAAAATTTAATATCGAACATAACGATACTAATTCTTGTATTATACAAATATCAAGTGTAGGATATCAACAAATTCTTCAATTAATACAGATAAATAACTCCCTAAATCTAGGCACATTTAAAATGAATGGCTTAGACATCGAAGAAGTAGTGGTAGCTGCAAGAAAACCTAAAATAAAACAAAAAGAAGGTAGAACTATAATTTCTGTTGAAGGTACCGCATTAGAGGAACTTGGAAATTCCATAGATGTACTCAAAAACACTCCCGCTGTTCAAGTAAATAATGATGGAAAAATAAGCATATTCGGAAAAGGCTCACCTTTAATCATAATAGATGGTCGCGAAATAAGTTCAACACATGAGTTGGATATCCTTCAATCTTCTAATATAAAAACCATTGAAGTAGATAAGAGTCCATCAGTAGCAACAAAATCGGATGTAAGCTCTGTTATAAAAATAACCACAAAAAATAAAAGTAATTTTAGCGCAGAACTCTATAACCGTTCCTATTTTGGAAGAAAATTTAGTAATAAAACAGGGATAAATATTGTCCAGCCATATGAAAAAATAAGAAATATAATTTCGTACAGCTTTTATAAGAACAATAAAGAATATTATAATGATGATTATGATATAAACAATAGGTCCGATTACCAAATACAAAATACTACATACTCCAAAAACTATCCGTCTAGTTCTTCTCACAACTTTCTGACAGGAATAGAATACGACCATGATTCAACTAATACAACAAGAATATTATATCACTTTAACGGATATAATGAAGACTTTTCTAAATTTACCCTCCAGCAAATCATAAAAAGCAATTCTCCAGATACGGTTCACAGAGAAATTTCCTTAAATACCATAGAAAAAACATATCAACACAATATTAGCATTAATCATACTAAGAGTTTTTCTCCATCAAGTTCACTTTATGTTTCAACAGATTATGCCAAGGTAGTAGGTAAGGAAAATACTAATATTAAAGAAGCAACAACAAATCTAATTAATACCCAAAACAAGAATAAAGATGATTACAATGTTTTTACATTTAACAGCCATTACAATAATGGACTAAATGAAAATACTAGTATAAATGCAGGTCTGAGAGCTGCATTTATTAATAATAACGGAACTACTTCTTCTGTTAATTTAGATGAGGAGCAAATCAATTATTGGGATAAACAAACTACCAAAGATCTTGTATCAGCAATATATTTTTCATACAACCATAGTAAAAATAAAGTTGATTATGAATTTGGATTAAGAGCAGAACATACCAATACACATGCAAACCTTAATGAAATGGTTATTATAGACAGTTCATATATTCATGTATTCCCATCCTTATTAGCATCTTACTCTCCTTCAAATAAATTTGGTATAAGTATGCACTATAATCACAAAATTGAACGTCCGTATTTTTCAGACCTTAACCCTACCCAAACATACTATGATTCACTATCTTACAGACAGGGCAATCCCTTTCTAAAACCAACTATAAAGAAGAACTTGGCTTTAAACGTTGAATTGCCATGGGGTTTATCTCTCTCATCTGAATATACCCGTTATACTAATATGATTGTTCTTGCTGCAACCAATGATTCAGAAAATCCAGATATTATTAAATATACTCCGATAAATATTGATGAATCAGAAAGAATTCTTCTTGGCCTAATCAAAGCTTATGATGGTAAAATACATAGCTATAGTATATCTGGAGGAATAGAATTTCCTTTTATTAAAATACCGTATCTAGGAGAAACAAAACAAGTAAGAACAAATAGCTGGTACTTATCCATAAATAATGACATTAGCATTGGAAACAAAATCATGCTTTATTCAAGTTTTGATTATTATAGCAAAAGTGTTGATGCAATAACAACCTATGATAGTTATTATAACTTATGGGCAAGTGCTAGTTTAAAACTATTGGACAAACAATTGGTAATATCATTAGATATGGATAACATACTAAATTCTAATAATATTAATTGGGAAGATAACTATGAATATATAACAAATGGTGGGAAAAATGATTTTGATAATAGAATTGTTAGGATATCCGTTAAATATACGTTTAAAAATTTCAAGGATATTTTTAATACAGATAGCAATAATTCTCAAGAATTAGATCGTTTATGA
- a CDS encoding helix-turn-helix domain-containing protein, translating to MKKHNGMRPQDIVVLLKIIALKHDDWYNSDLAQSLKISPSEISEVLNRCKIAGLIDTKKRKVNINSFMEFLIYGLRYVFPTQPGAIVKGIPTAHSASPIKEHISSGSDIYVWSSAKGTHRGQSIEPLFKSIPQIVQDDILFYELLAIVDTIRVGRVREINIAKTELEKRLKHG from the coding sequence ATGAAGAAACATAATGGGATGCGCCCCCAAGATATAGTTGTTTTATTGAAAATTATTGCACTTAAGCACGATGATTGGTATAATTCTGATTTAGCACAATCATTAAAAATCAGTCCATCTGAAATATCGGAAGTTTTGAATAGATGCAAAATTGCAGGATTAATAGACACAAAAAAACGTAAGGTTAATATTAATTCCTTTATGGAATTTTTAATCTACGGATTAAGATATGTGTTCCCTACTCAACCAGGTGCTATAGTAAAAGGAATTCCTACAGCGCATTCGGCATCACCGATTAAGGAGCATATTTCAAGTGGTTCAGATATTTATGTTTGGTCAAGTGCCAAAGGAACTCATCGTGGACAATCAATAGAACCTCTTTTTAAATCAATTCCTCAGATAGTACAAGATGACATATTATTCTATGAATTACTGGCTATTGTTGACACAATAAGGGTTGGACGAGTTAGAGAAATAAACATAGCTAAAACAGAACTTGAAAAACGATTAAAGCATGGCTAG
- a CDS encoding IS66 family transposase: protein MEAKNKKLESIVAKKEQQIKKLIDQLAWFRHKFFGNSSEKHIAEDPDQRKIDWDGLEVVAEEKAIIENAEKELIEYERRKPVKNKQRPVRQPLPDHLRREVEVIGPEGKQGNWVRIGEEVTEILEHKPGEVYVRRIERPKYAVKQESVSPDIATDQNDRRSISYPYWFNAIIAFATQQCRAFFIERADDE from the coding sequence TTGGAAGCTAAAAACAAAAAATTAGAGTCCATAGTCGCTAAAAAAGAGCAGCAAATTAAAAAGCTGATCGACCAGCTCGCTTGGTTTCGCCATAAGTTTTTTGGCAATTCTAGTGAAAAGCATATTGCCGAAGATCCCGATCAACGAAAGATCGATTGGGACGGACTGGAGGTCGTTGCAGAAGAGAAAGCTATCATTGAAAACGCAGAAAAAGAGCTTATCGAATATGAGCGCCGCAAGCCTGTAAAAAACAAGCAGAGGCCAGTTCGTCAACCACTTCCTGACCACCTTAGACGAGAGGTAGAAGTTATTGGACCGGAAGGTAAACAAGGTAACTGGGTGCGTATTGGCGAAGAAGTAACAGAAATACTCGAACACAAGCCCGGAGAGGTATATGTACGTCGTATAGAACGTCCTAAATATGCAGTAAAGCAAGAATCAGTATCACCGGATATTGCTACAGATCAAAACGACCGAAGAAGCATCAGCTATCCGTATTGGTTCAATGCCATTATTGCCTTTGCCACGCAGCAATGCAGGGCCTTCTTTATTGAGCGAGCTGATGATGAATAA
- the tnpB gene encoding IS66 family insertion sequence element accessory protein TnpB (TnpB, as the term is used for proteins encoded by IS66 family insertion elements, is considered an accessory protein, since TnpC, encoded by a neighboring gene, is a DDE family transposase.), protein MFHLHDKLKYFLYPAPVDMRKSFYTLSGIVSSLMKRNVQDGEVFIFVNRRLTTMKILHLEHGGLVIYHKKLDSGVFKLPAFDESLTSHIISWHDLMLIVKNVKPKKRLLKR, encoded by the coding sequence ATGTTTCATTTACACGATAAACTTAAATACTTTCTATATCCGGCACCAGTGGATATGCGTAAAAGCTTTTACACACTCAGCGGCATTGTAAGCTCCTTGATGAAGCGTAATGTTCAGGACGGTGAAGTTTTTATATTTGTTAACCGTAGGCTGACCACCATGAAAATACTTCATCTAGAACACGGCGGGTTGGTAATTTACCATAAGAAGCTCGATAGTGGTGTTTTCAAACTTCCTGCATTTGATGAAAGCCTCACATCTCACATTATAAGTTGGCACGATTTAATGTTGATTGTAAAGAATGTGAAGCCTAAAAAAAGGCTCTTAAAGAGGTGA
- a CDS encoding group II intron maturase-specific domain-containing protein: MSTKIVSNWINNFKYANIKTKLEELDGWLRNRLRYCIWHH; the protein is encoded by the coding sequence ATCTCGACCAAAATCGTAAGCAACTGGATTAACAACTTCAAATATGCCAATATCAAAACAAAACTGGAAGAGTTGGATGGCTGGCTCCGTAATCGTCTTAGATACTGCATTTGGCATCATTGA
- the tnpC gene encoding IS66 family transposase: protein MPLLPLPRSNAGPSLLSELMMNKYYFHQPFNRQMAMFKMIGIKLPASTINGWFQGSCDLLRALYARLKEIVLKSDYIQVDESTIPVISNEKHKAQKAYLWMVRSVMNNLVFFHYDKGSRAQKVILPLLKDFQGALQTDGYQAYSIYEQKKGVLLLGCWAHARRKFSESLKEDKTGAEYALAQIAKIYQVEQMATDQNMNYKQRAELRKRLAYPIMRAFEKWIEGYYPKALQGGKMSKALVYTYNLFLRLSRYHLDGRYLPDNNGAENAIRPVAVGRKGYLFCGNHDAAENAAIMYSLLGCCKASDVNPREWLTDVFSKIALYNSNYDLDLADLLPHNWKKSNSCQNIPKTPTSFD from the coding sequence ATGCCATTATTGCCTTTGCCACGCAGCAATGCAGGGCCTTCTTTATTGAGCGAGCTGATGATGAATAAATATTATTTCCACCAGCCTTTTAATCGCCAAATGGCCATGTTCAAAATGATTGGTATAAAATTACCTGCATCCACCATTAATGGTTGGTTTCAAGGAAGCTGTGATTTACTAAGAGCTCTTTATGCACGTTTAAAAGAAATCGTTCTAAAATCTGATTATATTCAGGTTGACGAAAGTACCATTCCTGTTATTAGCAACGAAAAGCACAAAGCACAAAAGGCTTATCTGTGGATGGTTCGATCAGTAATGAATAACTTGGTTTTCTTTCACTACGACAAAGGTTCCCGAGCACAAAAAGTGATACTTCCTTTATTAAAGGATTTTCAGGGAGCTCTTCAAACCGATGGATATCAGGCATATTCAATCTATGAGCAAAAGAAAGGTGTTTTGCTTCTGGGTTGTTGGGCTCATGCGCGCAGGAAATTCTCCGAAAGTCTAAAAGAAGACAAAACGGGGGCTGAATACGCATTGGCACAAATTGCTAAAATCTATCAAGTTGAGCAAATGGCCACCGATCAGAACATGAATTACAAGCAAAGAGCTGAACTACGAAAGCGCTTGGCTTATCCAATCATGCGTGCTTTTGAAAAATGGATCGAAGGCTATTACCCCAAAGCGCTACAAGGAGGAAAGATGAGTAAGGCGCTGGTTTATACATACAATCTTTTCTTACGTCTGTCTCGCTATCATCTTGATGGCCGATATCTGCCTGACAACAACGGAGCTGAAAATGCAATTAGGCCGGTAGCTGTTGGAAGAAAAGGCTATCTGTTTTGTGGCAACCATGATGCCGCAGAAAATGCAGCAATTATGTACTCACTACTGGGATGCTGCAAAGCCAGTGATGTAAATCCTCGCGAATGGCTTACAGATGTATTTTCTAAGATTGCGTTATACAACAGCAATTATGATTTAGACTTGGCTGATCTTTTGCCGCACAATTGGAAAAAGTCTAATAGTTGTCAGAATATTCCAAAAACACCCACTAGTTTCGATTAA
- the istA gene encoding IS21 family transposase, whose translation MANKLDPMDLKQIITLHQDGVSNRKIESLLGISRNTINTYMKLFKACAYSFDELLLFDNIKLRELFPSHTTIDNDRYNELMQHFERINAAINHPGFTFLFHYNEYKQQAKDPYGYTQFMEHYNRKHAKIKGSMKLEHEAGYEVFIDYAGKKLHIVDKETGEQVPVEVFVAILPNSQYTYVEASMSQKREDMITSMGNALSYYGSVPKAIVSDNLKSAVTRASKYEPDVNRSFKDFARHYNCAINPTRSYAPQDKALVENAVQLAYQRIYYPIREMTFFSLEELNLEIKKRLIDYNNRLLARKGASRKELFQSIERSYLKPLPSLGYELKDYRRAKVQKMGYVYFSPDKNYYSVPHRYIGKSTQIHYTKSTVEVFYNHERIASHQRNPAMGIYITNKNHLSSTHKAYTEWSPSYFEKKAAKHGVHVVACIQGVISNSIYPEIAYKRAMGIIQLHRTYSSERLNNACKRAVEAGAFSYKRIQNILKNNLDKEGTVEQMQASNTPHIPTHENLHGASAYK comes from the coding sequence ATGGCCAATAAACTTGATCCCATGGATTTAAAACAGATAATTACGCTTCATCAAGATGGAGTGAGCAATCGTAAGATTGAGTCATTACTCGGTATCTCACGCAATACCATTAATACATACATGAAGCTCTTCAAGGCCTGTGCCTATAGCTTTGACGAACTGCTCTTGTTCGATAATATTAAACTTAGAGAGCTATTCCCTTCTCATACGACCATTGATAATGACCGCTACAATGAACTAATGCAGCATTTTGAACGCATTAATGCAGCAATAAATCATCCAGGCTTTACTTTTCTCTTTCATTATAACGAGTATAAACAACAGGCTAAAGATCCCTATGGTTATACCCAGTTTATGGAGCATTACAATCGAAAACATGCCAAAATTAAAGGTTCTATGAAACTTGAGCATGAAGCCGGTTATGAGGTGTTTATTGATTATGCAGGTAAGAAACTTCATATTGTAGATAAAGAAACTGGAGAGCAGGTTCCTGTTGAAGTATTTGTAGCCATCTTGCCCAATAGTCAGTATACCTATGTTGAGGCTTCTATGAGCCAGAAACGAGAAGATATGATTACGAGCATGGGCAACGCATTATCGTATTATGGCAGTGTTCCAAAGGCTATTGTATCCGACAATCTCAAATCAGCAGTCACAAGAGCTAGTAAGTATGAACCTGATGTCAATCGATCCTTTAAAGATTTTGCGCGTCATTATAACTGTGCTATTAACCCTACCCGAAGTTATGCTCCGCAAGATAAGGCACTGGTCGAAAACGCCGTTCAATTGGCCTATCAACGTATTTATTATCCCATTAGAGAAATGACTTTTTTTTCGTTGGAAGAGCTCAATCTGGAAATTAAAAAACGGCTTATCGATTATAACAACCGCCTGCTAGCACGAAAAGGAGCCAGCAGAAAAGAGCTCTTCCAATCTATTGAGCGAAGTTACTTAAAGCCACTTCCATCGTTGGGTTACGAACTTAAAGATTATCGTAGAGCCAAGGTGCAAAAGATGGGCTATGTATATTTTTCTCCCGACAAAAATTATTACAGTGTTCCGCATCGATATATTGGAAAATCAACACAGATTCATTATACAAAATCAACTGTGGAGGTCTTTTATAATCATGAACGAATAGCATCTCATCAGCGCAATCCTGCGATGGGCATTTACATTACCAACAAAAACCATTTGAGCAGTACGCACAAGGCATATACCGAATGGAGCCCTTCTTATTTTGAGAAAAAAGCCGCTAAGCATGGTGTCCATGTAGTAGCTTGCATTCAAGGTGTAATAAGTAATAGTATCTATCCTGAAATTGCCTATAAAAGGGCTATGGGCATTATTCAACTTCATCGCACCTATAGCTCCGAGAGACTCAATAATGCTTGTAAGAGAGCTGTTGAGGCAGGTGCCTTTTCCTACAAGCGCATACAAAATATCTTAAAGAATAATTTGGACAAAGAAGGTACTGTGGAGCAAATGCAAGCGTCCAATACACCACACATTCCTACACACGAAAATTTACATGGAGCTTCGGCTTATAAATAA
- the istA gene encoding IS21 family transposase, with protein MKKTDMKKVRELLHLVIGQGHSSRQAAKIAGMSKSSASEYVSGFKTSGIELDKMSKLTDSELLWAITGPNGKQANERYAHLISLFGYIEKELLRPGVTLQLLWQELFAAREKSYSYSQFCFHYQQWAKKQKVGMHMEHKAGDKLYVDFTGVKQRIIDAATGEIREAEVFVGVLGSSQKAYIEAVESQKKADWIKVNENALRFFRGVPRCIVPDCLKSAVVKADRYEPQINATYKDFGDYYSTVILPARALHPKDKSLAENFVKTAYTRIFAPLRNVPFFSLEECNHAMWEELDKHNGMPFQGKDYSREYLFDTVEKEELQPLPVSFYDLRAFAIVKVQYNHHVYLREDRHYYSVPFQLTGKKVQLSYNSRVVEVSYNNVRVAIHQRNPHRYGYTTDGEHRPSQHKFVSEWDADRFIRWAAKVSPQTESFIKELIESKAHPEQAFSACMGILSESKKHAPEDFGRACKKALEMKVYTCKFIRNTLKYKTFNLDAEEEIRRIMDDNETRRLDILN; from the coding sequence ATGAAAAAAACAGACATGAAAAAAGTACGCGAATTATTACATCTAGTTATTGGGCAAGGCCATAGTTCACGTCAGGCAGCCAAGATTGCCGGCATGAGCAAGAGCAGCGCCAGCGAGTATGTCAGCGGCTTCAAAACGAGCGGGATAGAACTGGATAAAATGTCGAAGCTGACCGACAGTGAATTACTATGGGCCATAACCGGACCCAACGGAAAGCAGGCAAACGAACGTTATGCCCATTTGATTTCCCTCTTCGGATATATAGAAAAAGAACTCTTACGTCCGGGTGTTACTCTACAGCTTCTGTGGCAGGAGCTTTTTGCAGCACGTGAGAAATCGTACAGTTACTCCCAATTTTGTTTCCATTATCAACAATGGGCCAAGAAGCAGAAAGTGGGGATGCACATGGAACACAAGGCAGGCGACAAACTATATGTCGATTTTACCGGGGTAAAGCAGAGGATTATAGATGCCGCAACTGGTGAAATTAGGGAGGCAGAGGTCTTTGTTGGTGTTCTGGGCAGCAGCCAAAAAGCTTACATAGAAGCCGTCGAGAGTCAGAAAAAGGCGGATTGGATAAAGGTCAACGAGAATGCATTGCGGTTCTTTCGGGGCGTTCCGCGCTGCATCGTGCCCGACTGTCTCAAGTCGGCAGTTGTGAAGGCCGATCGGTACGAGCCTCAGATTAATGCGACCTACAAAGACTTTGGCGACTATTACAGCACGGTTATCTTGCCTGCCAGGGCCTTGCACCCCAAGGACAAATCCTTGGCCGAGAACTTTGTAAAAACAGCATATACCCGAATTTTTGCACCCTTACGCAACGTACCGTTCTTTTCGCTGGAAGAGTGCAACCATGCCATGTGGGAAGAGCTTGATAAGCACAACGGGATGCCTTTTCAGGGCAAGGACTACTCCCGCGAGTATTTGTTCGATACTGTTGAAAAGGAGGAGCTGCAGCCCTTGCCCGTGTCGTTTTACGACCTGCGTGCTTTTGCCATTGTCAAAGTGCAATACAACCACCATGTATACCTGAGGGAAGATCGTCACTATTATAGCGTGCCCTTCCAGTTGACGGGGAAAAAAGTACAACTCAGTTACAACAGCCGTGTGGTGGAGGTAAGCTATAACAACGTACGTGTGGCCATACACCAACGTAACCCGCACCGTTACGGGTATACCACAGACGGGGAACATAGGCCATCCCAACACAAATTCGTGTCGGAATGGGATGCCGACCGTTTTATCCGCTGGGCTGCCAAGGTATCACCCCAAACGGAATCCTTCATCAAGGAACTAATAGAAAGCAAAGCACACCCAGAACAGGCCTTCTCAGCATGTATGGGCATACTATCGGAAAGTAAGAAACACGCACCCGAAGATTTTGGAAGGGCATGCAAAAAGGCTCTGGAGATGAAAGTTTACACCTGCAAATTTATCCGCAACACACTGAAATATAAAACCTTTAACCTTGATGCCGAGGAGGAGATACGAAGAATTATGGATGATAACGAAACCAGAAGACTGGACATATTAAACTAA
- the istB gene encoding IS21-like element helper ATPase IstB: protein MNNNQTIEKLRQMRLGAMADLHLQHMKNNQLTNITPDEYLALLTDQEWEYRQNSKIARLIAQADFKQKANVADINYGPSRNLDKNMFMRLASLDFLSKKENIIVSGSSGVGKSYLAQSLGHQACLMGYKVIYANTARLFTRLKLSKVDGTYLKELKKLSKANILILDDFGLQAFDNHAREALMDIIDDRYNQTSTIVSSQIPVSVWYDIIGEGTIADAILDRLVNSSHRIDLKGESLRKGYLVSE, encoded by the coding sequence ATGAACAACAATCAAACAATTGAAAAGCTCAGGCAAATGCGCCTAGGAGCTATGGCTGATTTACATCTTCAGCATATGAAAAACAATCAATTAACAAATATTACACCTGATGAATATTTGGCTCTACTTACCGATCAGGAGTGGGAATATCGGCAAAACAGTAAAATTGCAAGGCTGATTGCCCAAGCTGATTTTAAACAAAAAGCTAATGTGGCAGACATTAATTATGGTCCATCCAGAAACTTGGATAAAAACATGTTTATGCGCTTGGCATCACTTGACTTTTTAAGTAAAAAGGAAAATATAATTGTATCCGGATCTTCTGGCGTTGGGAAAAGTTACTTAGCTCAATCTCTGGGACACCAAGCTTGTTTAATGGGTTATAAGGTAATTTATGCCAATACGGCCCGATTGTTCACCAGGCTTAAATTATCTAAGGTAGATGGTACATATTTAAAGGAGCTAAAGAAGCTATCTAAGGCTAATATACTTATCCTTGATGACTTTGGATTGCAGGCCTTTGATAATCATGCCAGAGAAGCTCTAATGGACATAATAGATGATCGATATAATCAAACATCAACCATAGTATCATCACAAATACCTGTTTCTGTCTGGTACGATATTATTGGCGAAGGTACCATAGCCGATGCTATTTTAGATCGTCTGGTCAACTCATCACATCGTATAGATCTCAAAGGAGAATCTTTAAGAAAAGGATATTTAGTGAGTGAATAA